The following coding sequences are from one Pocillopora verrucosa isolate sample1 chromosome 5, ASM3666991v2, whole genome shotgun sequence window:
- the LOC131795374 gene encoding tetratricopeptide repeat protein 28-like: MLEFKSLLSITLLKISQSEVVEAKEFLLQCIAKYEQIRTFLKGNSEFEISLLEVHGTFPYHLLTDLLCYIEKFREALYVEELARARVLAELMADKYSVESHISADPQSWFGIENIVRRESDCVFLYISYRERHLLLWVLKTNGDTCFRKTDKVELDTLIDEQVCDVEGIFKKSAAGFRVSPTANCEDRSLDDDVTTSLHKESRANLRGEQTKDTERIHKLCYKWIVAPVADLLTEPEIIIVPDRFSYRVPFAALCDESAGKYLSEKYRIRIVPSLTTLRIIQECPADYHSLTDALVVGDPTVGEVHYNGRLTNITPLRCARKEAEMVGRLLGVQPLLGSGATKQAVLQAIPSVSLIHLAAHGNSERGEIALSPQRTTNHTPQEEDYLLTMSEIQGVQVRAKLVVLSCCHSGRGLVKKEGILGIARAFLASGARSVLVASWAIEDEATEQLMNHFYEHFVRGESASESLHQAVQWLRSNGFPKPSQWAPFVLLGDNVTLDFTKKGKEELKEDNNEAKIGAE; this comes from the exons ATGCTTGAGTTTAAAAGCCTTCTCAGTATTACTTTATTAAAGATATCGCAGTCAGAAGTTGTGGAGGCAAAGGAATTTCTTCTTCAATGTATTGCAAAATACGAGCAAATCAGAACTTTTCTGAAAGGAAACAGTGAATTTGAAATCTCTCTGTTGGAGGTACACGGTACTTTTccctaccatttactcactgaCTTGCTTTGCTATATTGAAAAATTTCGAGAAGCTCTCTATGTTGAGGAACTGGCACGAGCAAGAGTCCTCGCAGAATTAATGGCAGACAAGTACTCCGTGGAAAGCCACATCTCAGCCGATCCACAATCATGGTTCGGGATTGAAAACATTGTGAGGAGAGAAAGTGACTGTGTTTTCCTGTACATTTCGTACAGAGAGCGGCATCTTCTTCTCTGGGTATTGAAAACAAATGGAGACACTTGCTTTCGCAAAACTGACAAAGTGGAACTAGACACTCTTATTGACGAGCAAGTTTGCGATGTggaaggaattttcaaaaagagcgccgCTGGCTTCCGCGTTTCACCCACAGCGaactgcgaagatcgatctttgGATGACGACGTGACGACATCTCTTCATAAAGAGAGCCGAGCAAATTTGCGAGGTGAACAAACCAAAGATACCGAAAGAATTCATAAATTGTGCTACAAATGGATCGTCGCACCCGTGGCAGACTTACTTACAGAGCCCGAAATCATCATTGTGCCGGATCGTTTTTcgtaccgagtcccatttgctgccttgTGTGATGAATCTGCCGGAAAGTATTTATCGGAGAAGTACAGAATCCGTATCGTCCCTTCACTAACGACTCTCCGAATCATTCAAGAATGTCCAGCGGACTATCACAGTCTAACTGATGCGCTGGTTGTGGGTGATCCTACGGTCGGCGAAGTGCATTACAATGGACGTCTCACTAACATTACACCATTGCgctgtgcaagaaaggaagcagagatggttgGTCGACTGCTGGGCGTTCAGCCTTTGTTAGGAAGTGGCGCAACAAAGCAGGCAGTACTTCAAGCGATACCTTCGGTAAGTCTGATACATCTTGCCGCACATGGAAATtccgaaagaggagagattgccctctctCCTCAACGCACTACTAACCATACTCCTcaagaggaagactacctcctgacTATGTCCGAAATTCAAGGAGTTCAagtgcgagctaaactggtagtactcagctgttgtcacagtgggcggGGATTGGTTAAAAAGGAAGGAATCCTTGGAATCGCTCGTGCATTCTTAGCATCCGGTGCACGTTCGGTGTTGGTAGCATCCTGGGCTATAGAAGACGAAGCAACGGAGCAGCTCATGAATCATTTCTACGAACACTTTGTgcgtggagaaagtgccagtgagtctcttcaccaggccgttcaatggttgagaagcaatggTTTCCCCAAACCTTCCCAATGGGCTCCATTTGTGCTGCTGGGGGATAACGTGACACTTGATTTTACGAAAAAAGG gaaAGAAGAACTCAAGGAGGACAACAATGAAGCGAAGATTGGAGCAGAGTGA
- the LOC136280685 gene encoding tetratricopeptide repeat protein 28-like — protein MSDAAEILQSVQIGLNVVIFLLNTDRGPQATELCNECANLLQNLDCGRHLDIFDVIFNVYYAISGDTSAERYTKKLLYTLHHAGRLTIQLGDKYEAQHRFVEAKKLFNSALMIMQTIGRKREEAMAHGRLGTVCMSLSEMQRAKKHFQKTLTIAIEIGDRLAERRSNSNLGNVFHYLCKYQRDKECNEKALAIAIEIADRTGEGTVNGNLGNVFYSLGEYQKAKEYYEKALAIAIEIGDRKQEGTVNGNLGNAKEYYEKALAIAIEIGDKCRQGTSYGGLGNVFHSLGEYRKAKEYYVKALAIVIEIGDRRGEGTINMSLGTVFHSLCEYQKAKEYYEKALVIAIEIGDRQKEGTINGNLGNVFYSLCEYQKAKEYYETAITIAIEIGDRQGEGTINGSLGTKAKEYYEKAHATAIEIDDKCGQGTINGHLGSVFHSLGKYQNAKEYYEKALTIAIEIGDKCRQGTINGHLGSVFHSLGKCQKAKEYYEKALAIAIEIGDRGGEGRFNGGLGTVFNSQGEYQKAKEYNEKALAIVIEIADRPGEGTINGNLGNVFRSLSKYQKAQEYYEKALAIAIEIGDKKGEGTMNRNLGAVFNSLGEYQKALEYHEKALAIAIEIGDKEGEGTINGDLGTVFHCLGKCQQAMEWHKKALAIAIEIGNRAGEGASNLNLGNVFHSLGEYQKAKESYEKTLAIAIEIGHKKGEGATKQCLGSVFHSLGEYQKAKEYYDEALAIGIEIGDRQGEGTIDGNLGNVFQSLGEHHKAKEYHEKALAIITEIGGRKGRKYWNLGNDYFVLRKNRQAKEYLDKAVGISITSGDRILEAKATARNVAVEVAKHKFT, from the exons ATGAGTGACGCTGCAGAAATCCTACAATCAGTCCAGATAGGTTTaaatgtcgtcatatttcttcttAACACTGATCGTGGCCCACAAGCGACTGAGCTATGTAATGAATGTGCAAATCTACTTCAAAACCTTGACTGTGGTAGACACCTTGATATCTTCGATGTAATATTCAACGTATACTACGCCATCTCTGGTGACACAAGTGCAGAAAGATATACCAAGAAACTTCTTTACACGTTGCACCACGCTGGAAGACTAACCATTCAACTGGGAGACAAATATGAAGCACAGCACCGGTTTGTAGAGGCAAAGAAACTTTTCAATAGTGCACTCATGATCATGCAAACGATTGGTCGCAAAAGAGAAGAAGCTATGGCTCATGGACGACTTGGAACTGTATGTATGAGCCTCAGTGAAATGCAGAGGGCAAAAAAACACTTCCAGAAAACACTCAccatcgcaatagaaattggcgaccgATTAGCAGAAAGAAGAAGTAACAGTAACCTCGGTAATGTGTTTCATTATCTTTGCAAATATCAGAGGGATAAAGAATGtaacgagaaagcacttgccatcgcaatagaaattgCCGACAGAACAGGAGAAGGAACAgttaacgggaacctcggaaatgtgttttattccctaggcgaatatcagaaggctaaagaatattacgagaaagcacttgccatcgcgatagaaattggcgacagaaaacAAGAAGGAACAgttaacgggaacctcggaaat gctaaagaatattacgagaaagcacttgccatcgccatagaaattggcgacaaatgTAGACAAGGAACAAGTTACGGGggcctcggaaatgtgtttcattccctagGCGAATATCGGAAGGCTAAGGAATATTACgtgaaagcacttgccatcgtgatagaaattggtgacagaagaggagaaggaacaattaaCATGagcctcggaactgtgtttcattccctgtgcgaatatcagaaggctaaagaatattacgagaaagcacttgtcatcgcgatagaaattggtgacagacaaaaagaaggaacaattaacgggaacctcggaaatgtgttttattccttATGCGAAtatcaaaaggctaaagaatattacgagacAGCAATTACGATCGCGATAGAAATaggcgacagacaaggagaaggaacaattaaCGGGAGCCTCGGAACT aaggctaaagaatattacgagaaagcacatGCCACTGCGATAGAAATTGACGACAAATGTGGACAAGGAACAATTAACGGgcacctcggaagtgtgtttcattccttaggcaaatatcagaatgctaaagaatattacgagaaagcacttacCATTgctatagaaattggcgacaaatgTAGACAAGGAACAATTAACGGgcacctcggaagtgtgtttcattccctagGCAAATgtcaaaaggctaaagaatattacgagaaagcactcgccatCGCCATAGAAATaggcgacagaggaggagaaggaagattTAACGGGggcctcggaactgtgtttaaTTCCCAAggagaatatcagaaggctaaagaatacaacgagaaagcacttgccattgtGATAGAAATTGCCGACAGAccaggagaaggaacaattaacgggaacctcggaaatgtgtttcgtTCCCTAagcaaatatcagaaggctcaagaatattacgagaaagcacttgccattgcgatagaaattggcgacaaaaaaggagaaggaacaatgAACAggaacctcggagctgtgtttaATTCCttaggcgaatatcagaaggctctagaatatcacgagaaagcacttgccatcgcgatagaaattggcgacaaagaaggagaaggaacaattaaCGGGgacctcggaactgtgtttcattgCCTTGGCAAATGTCAGCAGGCTATGGAATGgcacaagaaagcacttgccattgcgatagaaattggcaacagagcGGGAGAAGGAGCAAGTAACTTAAACCTCGggaatgtgtttcattccctaggcgaatatcaaaaggctaaagaaagttatgagaaaacacttgccattgcgatagaaattggccacaaaaaaggagaaggagcaacTAAACAGtgcctcggaagtgtgtttcattccctaggcgaatatcagaaggctaaagaatattacgatgaagcacttgccattgggatagaaattggcgacagacaaggagaaggaacaattgACGGGAACCTCGGAAACGTGTTTCAGTCCCTTGGCGAACATCataaggctaaagaatatcacgagaaggCACTTGCCATTATCACAGAAATCGGCGggagaaaaggaagaaaatactGGAATCTTGGGAATGATTATTTTGTGCTTCGAAAAAATCGGCAAGCTAAAGAATATTTGGACAAGGCAGTCGGCATCAGTATAACAAGTGGTGATAGAATACTAGAAGCCAAGGCTACAGCAA GGAATGTGGCCGTAGAAGTGGCGAAGCACAAATTTACTTAA
- the LOC131795367 gene encoding tetratricopeptide repeat protein 28-like: MSDAAEILKSVEFGLNVVIFLLNTDRGPQATELSNECAILLQNLDCGSQLDIFDVISNAYYGISGNTSAERYTKKLLYTFHHAGRLTFQLGDKYETQRRFVEAKQLFNSALIIVQTIGHKTEETMAHERLGTVCMSLSEMQQAKKHFEKALTMAIEIGDRRGEEASNGNLGSLFVSLGKYQKAKECHKKALAIAIEIGDREEEARINDSLGNAKEYHKKALAIAIEIGDRRGEGTTAGSLGNLFHSLGKYKTAKEYHEKALAIAIEIGDRQGEARTTVNLGNVFDSLGELQKAKEYYEKALAIAIEIGDRQGEGTIYGTFGNVFKSLGEYQKAKEYYKKSLAIAIEIGDRQGEARTTVNLGVVFGSLDELQKAKEYFEKALAIAIEIMDRHGEGIINENLGKLLYSLCKYPKAKECDEKALAIAIEIGDRQAEGTRNADLGIVFSSLGEYQKTKEYLEKALAIAIEIGDRYAEGTSNRGLGYVFYSLGKYQKAKEYYEKALAIKTEIGVTKGREYLSLGDVYFKLRKNRQAKEYFDKAIGISIASGDRILEANATVNLAENVAIEISTQEFV, from the exons ATGAGTGACGCTGCAGAAATCCTAAAATCAGTCGAGTTTGGTTTaaatgtcgtcatatttcttctCAACACTGATCGTGGCCCACAAGCGACTGAGTTGTCTAATGAATGTGCAATTCTACTTCAAAACCTTGACTGTGGTAGTCAGCTTGATATCTTCGATGTAATATCCAATGCATACTACGGCATCTCTGGTAACACAAGTGCGGAAAGATATACCAAGAAACTTCTTTACACGTTTCACCACGCTGGAAGACTAACCTTCCAACTGGGAGACAAATATGAAACACAGCGCCGGTTTGTTGAGGCAAAGCAACTCTTCAATAGCGCACTCATCATCGTGCAAACAATTGGTCACAAAACTGAAGAAACAATGGCTCATGAAAGACTTGGAACTGTATGTATGAGCCTCAGTGAAATGCAGCAAGCAAAAAAACACTTCGAGAAAGCACTCACCATggcgatagaaattggcgacagacgaggagAAGAAGCAagtaacgggaacctcggatctttgtttgtttcccttggcaaatatcagaaggctaaagaatgtcacaagaaagcacttgccattgcgatcgaaattggcgacagagaagaaGAAGCAAGAATTAACGACagcctcggaaat GCTAAGGAATatcacaagaaagcacttgccattgcgatagaaattggggacagacgaggagaaggaacaactgCCGGGAGCCTcggaaatttatttcattcccttggcaaatataagacggctaaagaatatcacgagaaagcacttgccattgcgatagaaattggcgacagacaaggagaagcaAGAACTACCGTGAACCTTGGAAATGTGTTCGATTCCCTCGGTGAATTgcagaaggctaaagaatattacgagaaagcacttgccatcgccatagaaattggcgacaggcaaGGAGAAGGAACGATTTACGGGACCTTCGGAAATGTGTTTAAATCCCtgggcgaatatcagaaggccaaagaatattacaagaaatcacttgccatcgcgatagaaattggcgacagacaaggagaagcaAGAACTACCGTGAACCTTGGAGTTGTGTTCGGTTCCCTTGATGAATTgcagaaggctaaagaatatttcgagaaagcacttgccatcgcgatagaaattaTGGACAGACACGGAGAAGGAATAATTAACGAAAACCTCGGAAAATTGCTTTATTCCCTTTGCAAATACCCGAAGGCTAAAGAATGTGACGAGAAAGCTCTTGCgatcgcgatagaaattggagACAGGCAAGCAGAAGGAACAAGAAACGCGGACCTCGGAATTGTGTTTAGTTCCctaggcgaatatcagaagaCTAAAGAATATCTCGAGAAAGCTCTTGCgatcgcgatagaaattggagACAGGTATGCAGAAGGAACAAGCAACAGGGGGCTCGGATATGTGTTTTATTCtcttggcaaatatcagaaggctaaagaatattacgagaaggCACTTGCTATTAAGACAGAAATCGGCGTGACAAAAGGAAGAGAATATTTGAGTCTTGGGGATGTTTATTTTAAGCTTCGAAAAAATCGGCAAGCTAAAGAATATTTCGACAAGGCAATCGGCATCAGTATAGCAAGTGGTGACAGAATACTAGAAGCCAACGCAACAGTAAATTTGGCAG AGAATGTAGCGATAGAGATATCGACGcaggaatttgtttaa